In one window of Spartinivicinus marinus DNA:
- the fabA gene encoding 3-hydroxyacyl-[acyl-carrier-protein] dehydratase FabA, with translation MTRKHAFTREELLQCGRGELFGPGNAQLPTPNMLMIDRITHIDEVGGAYGKGEIIAELDINPDLWFFSCHFPGDPVMPGCLGLDAMWQLVGFFLGWKGLPGRGRALGSGEVKFTGQILPTHKKVTYHINLKRVISRKLILGIADGSVSVDGEQIYTADTLRVGLFTSTDSF, from the coding sequence ATGACCCGTAAACATGCTTTTACCCGTGAAGAACTACTCCAATGTGGCCGTGGCGAATTATTCGGTCCGGGTAATGCACAATTACCAACCCCTAATATGCTGATGATTGATCGAATCACTCATATTGACGAAGTGGGCGGTGCCTATGGCAAAGGTGAAATTATTGCCGAACTCGATATTAACCCTGACTTGTGGTTTTTTTCCTGCCATTTCCCAGGCGACCCAGTGATGCCTGGCTGCTTAGGCTTAGATGCAATGTGGCAGCTAGTGGGCTTTTTCTTAGGTTGGAAAGGCTTACCTGGTCGTGGTAGAGCGCTTGGCAGCGGTGAAGTCAAGTTTACTGGGCAAATTTTACCCACCCACAAAAAAGTGACTTACCATATTAATCTGAAGCGGGTTATTTCTCGTAAATTGATTCTTGGTATCGCTGACGGTAGTGTAAGCGTTGATGGCGAACAAATTTACACAGCCGACACTTTGCGAGTAGGCTTGTTTACATCCACTGACTCATTTTAA